The following are encoded in a window of Fusarium verticillioides 7600 chromosome 6, whole genome shotgun sequence genomic DNA:
- a CDS encoding hypothetical protein (At least one base has a quality score < 10), with translation MTDSRKQLSTEKVQGAQEFTPGSDSDAPVVAVLQETPKRSWKSYIWDTFDKSPEERKFLFKLDAALMTLASLGYFIKYLDQVNINNAFVSGMKEDMNLFGNELNYMQTCWTVGYVIGEIPSNMLLTRIRPSIWIPACEVTWSVLTILLTKCTNATQLYVLRFFIGLAESTFYPGMQYIVGSWYRKDELAKRSCLFHAMGNVGSMVSGYLMAGSHNLDGVHGYHGWQWLFITNTVVSLPIAISGFFFLPDLPEITRAWYFTPEDIALAKKRMELEGRAQRSPYTKAKFKKIFTSWHIYTLVLLYILFNNGNGGNSQPAFPLWLKSEGYSIRDVNLYPTIVEVISVITTLIYAWTSDSLFRGARWPAIVFSGLVKIIAYVGLTVWEVPTPFTWVCFMLCGFGGGISGLTFAWAHEICSDDNEERALVTGAMNQMAYVFQAWLPLIIWQQVEAPMYPRGYPTMVGMAVGLIGIAFTIRALHKRQIRGHRHALVGEA, from the exons ATGACAGACAGTCGCAAACAGCTCTCGACAGAGAAGGTCCAAGGTGCGCAAGAGTTTACTCCAGGCTCTGACTCAGATGCACCTGTTGTAGCTGTCCTGCAGGAAACGCCCAAAAGGAGCTGGAAGTCATATATATGGGATACCTTTGACAAATCACCTGAAGAGCGCAAGTTCTTGTTCAAGCTCGATGCTGCTCTTATGACTTTGGCGTCACTTGGATACTTCATTAAGTATTTGGACCAG GtgaacatcaacaatgccttTGTCTCTGGGATGAAAGAAGACATGAATCTGTTCGGCAATGAGTTGAACTATATGCAAACATGCTGGACTGTTGGATATGTCATCGGCGAGATCCCAAG CAACATGCTACTGACACGCATCCGACCGAGTATCTGGATCCCCGCCTGCGAAGTAACATGGTCCGTCCTCACCATCCTCCTTACAAAATGCACAAACGCCACGCAGCTCTACGTCCTCCGATTCTTCATCGGTCTCGCAGAAAGCACCTTCTACCCTGGAATGCAATACATCGTCGGATCATGGTATCGCAAAGACGAACTTGCCAAACGATCATGTCTCTTCCACGCCATGGGAAACGTTGGATCTATGGTATCAGGCTATCTCATGGCTGGCTCTCATAACCTCGATGGCGTACATGGATATCACGGCTGGCAGTGGTTattcatcaccaacacagTCGTATCTCTCCCCATCGCCATATCAGGTTTTTTCTTCCTACCAGATCTGCCTGAGATCACAAGAGCTTGGTACTTTACACCCGAGGACATCGCCTTAGCAAAGAAACGCATGGAACTTGAAGGTCGAGCTCAACGATCACCTTACACGAAAGCAAAGTTCAAAAAGATCTTCACCAGCTGGCATATTTATACTCTCGTCCTTCTCtacatcctcttcaacaacggcaacggcGGAAACTCACAACCCGCATTCCCCCTCTGGCTCAAATCAGAAGGCTACTCCATCCGCGACGTAAACCTCTACCCCACCATCGTCGAGGTGATCAGCGTCATCACAACGCTCATCTACGCCTGGACATCAGACAGTCTCTTCCGCGGCGCGCGCTGGCCCGCCATCGTATTTTCTGGTCTCGTCAAGATAATAGCCTATGTTGGTCTAACAGTCTGGGAAGTCCCCACGCCGTTTACGTGGGTATGTTTCATGCTCTGTGGTTTTGGCGGTGGGATCAGTGGTCTTACGTTTGCATGGGCGCATGAGATTTGCAGTGATGATAATGAGGAGAGGGCGCTTGTTACGGGGGCGATGAATCAGATGGCGTACGTGTTTCAGGCGTGGTTGCCGTTGATTATTTGGCAGCAGGTTGAGGCGCCGATGTATCCGAGGGGATATCCTACTATGGTTGGGATGGCGGTCGGGTTGATTGGGATTGCGTTTACGATTAGGGCTTTGCATAAGAGGCAGATTAGAGGGCATAGGCATGCTTTGGTGGGCGAGGCGTAG
- a CDS encoding alcohol dehydrogenase has translation MDKALKTGLSAGMSAISGFHSKKPNWADPETAGANVLPTSYCPEPWSRVEFPSAQKPVKASNICIGAWSWGDKSTWQWDEKELPHVMMAWKTLYEAGINFIDTAEAYGNGESERIIGELVEDIPRETIVIQTKYFSTPLKAETYLHPVDGPVKSLKASLQRMNLEYVDIYLIHGPIHPQSIRAIAEGMAQCVEQGLAHSIGVANYDVEDVQKINDELAKFNIPLATNQCEYSILRRYPELTGNIEKCNASGMIFQSYSSLAQGRLTGKYTKDKPPPKSRRFSSYKMEDLEPVLETLERVAERRRKSIAAVALNYNISKGVLPVVGIRNVEQAKCAIEALGWRLTDSEIVEIDKVSIVGDKTVLWQQG, from the coding sequence ATGGACAAAGCACTAAAAACTGGCCTCTCAGCAGGCATGTCTGCTATTTCGGGCTTCCATTCGAAGAAGCCCAATTGGGCAGACCCAGAAACTGCGGGTGCCAACGTCTTACCGACATCATACTGCCCAGAACCATGGTCTCGAGTGGAGTTCCCGAGCGCCCAAAAGCCCGTCAAGGCTTCAAATATCTGTATCGGTGCTTGGTCGTGGGGCGACAAGTCGACATGGCAATGGGATGAAAAAGAACTACCCCACGTCATGATGGCTTGGAAGACGCTTTATGAGGCTGGCATCAATTTCATCGACACTGCTGAAGCATACGGCAATGGGGAGAGCGAAAGGATAATCGGAGAACTAGTTGAGGATATTCCCCGCGAGACCATTGTCATACAGACCAAGTATTTCAGCACTCCTCTCAAGGCCGAAACCTACCTTCATCCTGTCGATGGACCCGTCAAGAGTCTCAAGGCCAGTCTTCAGCGGATGAACCTCGAATACGTCGACATTTACCTGATCCATGGACCCATCCATCCTCAAAGCATCCGTGCCATTGCAGAGGGTATGGCTCAATGCGTCGAACAAGGCCTTGCACACTCAATTGGCGTCGCAAACTATGACGTCGAAGACGTTCAGAAGATTAACGATGAACTAGCAAAGTTCAATATTCCTCTCGCGACAAACCAATGCGAGTACAGCATTCTTCGTCGCTACCCCGAACTCACTGGAAACATCGAGAAGTGTAACGCCAGCGGCATGATCTTCCAGTCGTACTCATCACTTGCACAAGGACGATTGACTGGTAAGTACACCAAGGATAAACCGCCGCCAAAATCACGCCGCTTCAGCAGCTACAAgatggaagatcttgagcctGTACTTGAGACTCTGGAAAGGGTTGCCGAGAGACGGCGCAAGAGTATTGCCGCGGTCGCTTTGAACTATAATATTAGCAAGGGAGTCCTGCCAGTTGTTGGAATTAGGAATGTCGAACAGGCCAAGTGTGCTATTGAGGCGCTTGGATGGAGGCTTACGGACAgtgagattgttgagattgacaagGTTAGCATTGTCGGAGATAAGACTGTGCTTTGGCAGCAGGGCTAG